The following nucleotide sequence is from Nocardioides eburneiflavus.
GGCGTGCAGCTCGCCGGTCCACTCGTCCATGAAGGTCTTCTTGAACTCGAGTGCCAGCACGCAGCCCACCCGCGGGTAGCGGTCGTGCACCCACCAGGCGAGGTTGCGCCCCTCGAACGCGACGTTCTCCCGGGCGTCGAGCGGCCCGCACCCCAGTCTGGCGTCGCGCAGGTCGCCCATGAAGCGCTCGACCAGCGGACCGAACAGGTCGTGGTCGAGGCTGCCGGTGCCGACGTTGACCTCGGGGTTGTCCTCCGCCGGGGCGGGTGGCTCCTCGGCGCCGTCACGGCGGTGGTTGTAGGAGTGCACGTCGAGCAGCACGAACGGACCGCGCTCGGCCACCGCGTCGAGCCGCGGCGCGAGCGCGTCGTAGAAGGCGTCGTACGTCGCGAGGCTGCCCTCGAAGAGCTCGTCGGAGAGCTCGCCGCCGCGCCACACCTCGAGCCCCCAGCAGTCGTCGGGCGTGCGGTAGACCGCCTCGCGACGCGGCCGGTTGAGGTCGGCCTCGAAGCGCGAGCGCGAGGTCAGCACGTGGTCGGGCACGACCGCGGCGAGCCGGTCGGTGAACGGGTCCTCCTCACGGAACCGCTCGGCCTCGTCGAGCACCATCGCCTCCGCGATCTCGGGCCGCAGGCCGTGGCCGGCGTGCACCGACGTCGCCACCAGCTGACCGCTCCAGTCACCGACGAACGTGACCACGTCCGACGTCCCTCCCAAGTCAGTCATGCCCGCCTGTCTACCGGAGTCGCGACGCCACCTCCACGCGCGCGCACCCCTACGGGTGACGGGCTGGTAGGACTGGTGACATGGGTCGTCACCAGAAGGTCGTCGTGCTCACCGGAGCCGGCATCTCCGCCGAGAGCGGGCTCACCACCTTCCGCGACTCCGGGGGCCTGTGGGAGGGCCACGACCCCATGCAGGTCGCCACCCCTGAGGCGTACGCGCACGACCCGCACCTGGTGCAGCGGTTCTACGACGCGCGGCGCGCGGCCCTGTCCCGCGTCGAGCCCAACGCCGCCCATCACGCGCTCGTACGCCTCGAGGAGGTCCTCGGCGACGACCTGCTCGTCGTCACCCAGAACGTCGACGACCTCCACGAGCGCGCCGGCTCGCGACGGGTCCACCACCTCCACGGCCGGCTGCGGTCGGCGTGGTGCACGGCCTGCGACGCCCGCCACGCCTGGGAGGGTCCGCTGGTCGACGGGCCGCCCTGCCCCGGGTGCGGGTCGGCGACCCTGCGCCCCGACGTCGTGTGGTTCGGAGAGGTCCCCTACGGCATGGACGTCGTCGAGGAGGCCCTCTGGGAGTGCGACCTGTTCGTCTCGATCGGTACGTCGGGCACGGTCTACCCGGCCGCCGCGTTCGTGCACTGGGCGCGGGGCGACACGCTCGAGCTGAACCTCGAGCCGAGCGCCGGTGCCACCGACTTCGCCGAGTCGCGGCACGGCCCGGCCGGGCGGCTCGTGCCGGCGTGGGTCGAGGAGCTGCTCGGCTGAGTTGCGTCGATCGCCTGCGGTGCGGCCCCGTCCGTGATGGGATCGAGCGGCTCAGGACGAGGGGGACCCATGCGCACGATCCGCGGGTTGGCGGCGACCGCCGCACTGGTGGCGGCCGCCACCGGGTGCGGCGTGTACGAGGACTTCACCACGAGCGACTTCGCCCAGCAGGACGGGGACGCCATCGTCGCCGCTGCCAGCGAGGCGATGCTCGAGGTGACGAGCCTGCGGATGACGGGGCAGGTGCGCGACGGTGGGGAGCAGTTCTTCGTCGACCTCAGCATGGACCGCGATGACCGCTGCACCGGCACGCTGCGGGTCGGGGGCAGCCACCTCGACATCCGCCGCATCGGGGACCGTGCCTGGATCAAGGGTGAGGCCGGTGCGTTCAACCGCCTCGGCGGCGGGTCCGTCCCGCGCCAGGTGCTCGACCGTCTCAGCAGGTCCTGGCTCCGGGTCGACACCAGCACCGCCCGGCAGCTGTGCGACTTCGACGCTCTGCTCGAGAGCTTCGAGGTCGTCGACCTCGGCCAGGAGCAGGACGACGGCAAGGACGACGGCAAGGGCGCCGGCAAGGGCGCCGGCAAGGGAGCCGGCGGCGGGTCCGCGCAGCAGGACGAGGACGACGCCGTGGCCCCCGCCACCGTCGTGGAGGAGACCACGATCGACGGCGACAAGGCCGTGCAGCTCACCGCGTCCCCCGGCGGCGCGCACGACGAGACCGCCTGGGTGCTCAGCGAGGCGCCCCACCACGTCGTGAAGCTGGAGTCCACCTCGATGAAGGACGGCGGCACCCTGTCGTTCTCCGAGTTCGACGTGCCCGTCGAGGTAGAGGCGCCTGCGCGCAAGGACGTCATCCGCTCCTGAGCGGCCGGAAGTGCAGGCGTACGCAGGTGCCACGACCGAGCGTCGACTCCACCTCGACGGTCCCGCCGTGGCGCTGCATGATCTCCCGCACGATGCCGAGGCCGAGCCCGGTGCCCGGACGCATCAGCGCCTCCTCGTTGGTCGAGCGGAACAGCGGCGAGAACAGGTCGTTCTGGTCGGAGTCGGAGATGCCGATGCCCTCGTCCTTGCAGGCGAAGGACAGCCCCCCGTCTGCGCGCCGCTCGACGCCGAGCCAGATCTCGTCGCCCGGGTCGGAGTACTTGACGGCGTTGTCGACGAGGTTGGTGACGGCGCTGGCGATCTCACGGGGGTCGGCGAGGACGACGGCCTCACCGAGGTCGCCGACGAGGTGGAGGGTGACCCCGACACGCTCGGCGACGGCGGTCATCGCCGACAGGGTCTCCTCGACGATCGGGACGAGGTCGGTGTGCTCCATGGCCGGCGGGTGCCGCGGGTCGCTCACGCGGGAGAGCATCGCGAGCCCCTGGAGCAGGTCTCCCAGGCGCTCGCTGCCCCTCAGGATGGCCTGCGCTCGCTTGCGGTCGCGCTCGTCGACGAACTTGCTCGACGCGAGGAACTCGGCGTTGGCGGCGATCACGGTCATCGGGTTGTTGATCTCGTGGGTGAGCTCGCGCAGGAAGCGGTGCCGCGACTCCTCGAGCTCGCGCAGCTCGGTCAGCAGCCGACGCTCGCGCTGGGTGGCGTGGGCGTTGGCGATGGCGCGGCCCAGGTCGTGCCCGAGCTCGAGGGCGGCGACCCCCTCGCCGTCGGTCCAGCGCCGCGACCCGGTGCGCCGCGCGCACATCAGCATGCCGAGGACCTCGTCGTCGACGCCGACGGGCGCCACGACGACCGCCTCGAAGCCGGCGGCGCGCAGGGCGTCGCTGAACCACGGGGCGTACGCCGCCAGCCCGGCGTCGCCCCAGACGTTCTCCGGCTCGATGACCAGCACGTGCTGGCCCTTCCACGCCCGCGCTGCGGCCTCGTCGAGCGCACGCCGCACCTCGGGCGCCAGCTGGAGGCCGAGGCTGTCGGGGGCGTCGGCGTCCTCGTCGATGAACACGCGGATCTCGAGCTCGTCGACCGACAGCGCCCCGA
It contains:
- a CDS encoding N-formylglutamate amidohydrolase — protein: MTDLGGTSDVVTFVGDWSGQLVATSVHAGHGLRPEIAEAMVLDEAERFREEDPFTDRLAAVVPDHVLTSRSRFEADLNRPRREAVYRTPDDCWGLEVWRGGELSDELFEGSLATYDAFYDALAPRLDAVAERGPFVLLDVHSYNHRRDGAEEPPAPAEDNPEVNVGTGSLDHDLFGPLVERFMGDLRDARLGCGPLDARENVAFEGRNLAWWVHDRYPRVGCVLALEFKKTFMDEWTGELHADRFRCAQEGLAAAVPGLLDELERLR
- a CDS encoding NAD-dependent deacylase; amino-acid sequence: MGRHQKVVVLTGAGISAESGLTTFRDSGGLWEGHDPMQVATPEAYAHDPHLVQRFYDARRAALSRVEPNAAHHALVRLEEVLGDDLLVVTQNVDDLHERAGSRRVHHLHGRLRSAWCTACDARHAWEGPLVDGPPCPGCGSATLRPDVVWFGEVPYGMDVVEEALWECDLFVSIGTSGTVYPAAAFVHWARGDTLELNLEPSAGATDFAESRHGPAGRLVPAWVEELLG
- a CDS encoding sensor histidine kinase: MEQGPKGERRTRDLSWGDARARALMHALARDAATRAGFRVCAIEVVRPKGLLELVAIYGDLTSAEERLGTASRLSDMQQVFAAGEPFGLFIWVPEENFSEELREQMDGVIVVPDIPVTGQVGDWHPMDMLVARILDERGDLRALLYLDVPVDSRRPDKERLLEISDELAMTLNSVLTAIEREEYADHMRVIRATRRLARSGPARHDVGHLLREARSTLLGALSVDELEIRVFIDEDADAPDSLGLQLAPEVRRALDEAAARAWKGQHVLVIEPENVWGDAGLAAYAPWFSDALRAAGFEAVVVAPVGVDDEVLGMLMCARRTGSRRWTDGEGVAALELGHDLGRAIANAHATQRERRLLTELRELEESRHRFLRELTHEINNPMTVIAANAEFLASSKFVDERDRKRAQAILRGSERLGDLLQGLAMLSRVSDPRHPPAMEHTDLVPIVEETLSAMTAVAERVGVTLHLVGDLGEAVVLADPREIASAVTNLVDNAVKYSDPGDEIWLGVERRADGGLSFACKDEGIGISDSDQNDLFSPLFRSTNEEALMRPGTGLGLGIVREIMQRHGGTVEVESTLGRGTCVRLHFRPLRSG